The Eubacteriaceae bacterium Marseille-Q4139 genome has a window encoding:
- a CDS encoding type II/IV secretion system ATPase subunit: protein MLGERRSRSAFYAGSGGDVREEMLSEEQASGQAPEPSESLYDLDEDTDGSPEDRTKRPEPSEPETLQEVSGEDDEYHPPRRPDRPLRTHDLFFSSGEESREFSDVLREVQGYLSKEYSSLVTAEGSGDAKSQIRRFAGKYIQDHRIVVNGMTMDELIDAIYSEMAEFGFLTKYIYGEGIEEIDVNAWDDVEVQFSGGVTKKLDEHFDSPEHAINVVRRMLHVSGMVLDDASPSVLGHLSKNIRIAVLKTPIVDEDVGVAASIRIVNPQSMKKEDFIRGGTATDEMLDFLSKCIRYGISVCVAGATSSGKTTLLGWLLTTIPDSKRIYSIENGSRELALVRRKDGKVVNSVIHTLTRDSENERQRVDQIALLDMALRFNPDIIVVGEMRGPEANAAQEAARTGVAVVTTIHSMSCDATYRRMVSLCKRAVDMSDETLMGFVTEAYPIVAFCKQLENKERRLMEIMECEIKPDGGRVFRPLFQYQITENRVENGRFLITGSHKQVNGISESLARRFMENGMPQEMLTRLLGNSEERKEAKAV from the coding sequence ATGTTAGGAGAAAGACGGAGCAGATCCGCATTCTATGCGGGTTCTGGCGGAGATGTTCGGGAAGAAATGCTTTCGGAGGAACAGGCATCCGGACAGGCTCCGGAACCGTCGGAATCTTTGTATGACCTCGATGAAGATACCGATGGAAGTCCAGAAGATAGGACGAAAAGGCCGGAGCCATCAGAGCCGGAGACGCTGCAGGAGGTATCCGGAGAAGATGATGAATACCATCCTCCCAGGCGGCCGGACCGTCCGTTGCGTACCCATGACCTGTTCTTTTCTTCCGGGGAAGAAAGCCGTGAGTTTTCCGATGTGCTTCGTGAGGTGCAAGGCTATCTCTCCAAGGAGTACAGCAGCCTTGTGACGGCGGAGGGAAGCGGGGATGCCAAATCCCAGATCCGCCGTTTTGCCGGGAAATATATTCAGGATCACCGCATTGTCGTCAATGGAATGACCATGGATGAACTGATCGATGCGATTTATTCCGAAATGGCAGAGTTTGGTTTCCTGACCAAATATATCTACGGAGAAGGGATTGAAGAAATCGATGTGAATGCCTGGGATGATGTCGAGGTGCAGTTTTCCGGCGGCGTGACAAAAAAACTGGACGAACACTTTGACAGCCCGGAGCATGCCATCAACGTAGTCCGGCGTATGCTGCATGTATCCGGTATGGTGTTGGATGATGCCAGTCCCAGTGTCTTGGGGCATCTCAGTAAAAATATCCGGATTGCTGTGTTAAAAACGCCCATCGTGGATGAGGACGTAGGAGTCGCGGCCTCCATCCGAATCGTCAATCCCCAGAGCATGAAGAAAGAGGATTTCATCCGGGGAGGCACGGCGACGGATGAGATGCTGGATTTCCTTTCCAAATGCATCCGCTACGGAATTTCTGTGTGCGTGGCAGGCGCGACCAGCTCCGGAAAAACTACCCTGCTTGGCTGGCTTTTGACTACCATTCCGGACAGCAAACGGATTTACAGTATTGAGAATGGTTCCAGAGAGCTGGCGTTGGTGCGCAGGAAAGACGGCAAGGTTGTCAATTCCGTGATCCATACCCTGACCCGTGACAGCGAGAATGAACGCCAGCGGGTAGACCAGATTGCCCTGCTTGATATGGCGCTCCGATTTAACCCGGACATTATCGTGGTTGGAGAGATGCGGGGACCGGAGGCAAATGCGGCGCAGGAGGCAGCCCGTACCGGCGTAGCCGTGGTAACCACCATCCACTCCATGAGCTGTGATGCCACTTACCGGAGAATGGTGTCCCTGTGCAAACGGGCAGTGGATATGAGCGATGAGACCCTGATGGGATTTGTGACCGAAGCATACCCGATTGTGGCATTCTGCAAGCAGCTGGAAAACAAGGAACGACGTCTGATGGAAATCATGGAGTGCGAGATAAAACCGGATGGCGGGAGGGTGTTCCGGCCACTGTTCCAGTACCAGATTACGGAGAACCGGGTGGAGAATGGAAGATTCCTTATTACCGGAAGCCATAAGCAGGTCAATGGGATTTCCGAAAGCCTTGCCCGCAGGTTCATGGAAAACGGGATGCCCCAGGAGATGCTCACAAGGCTATTGGGAAATTCAGAAGAAAGGAAGGAGGCGAAAGCCGTATGA